One genomic window of Clostridium taeniosporum includes the following:
- the hemL gene encoding glutamate-1-semialdehyde 2,1-aminomutase, with protein MNSLEIFEESKRYMPGGVNSPVRCFKDMGMTPPVIKSGKDVIIKDEDGKEYIDFVLAWGPLLLGHCDDDVVKAIKETTENALAFGAPTKLELELSKFMCENLDNADMIRMVNSGTEATMSAVKLARGYTGKSKIVKFAGCYHGHFDGFLIEAGSGVLTEGIPGSLGVPKESVENTLIGLYNDKNQIKELFKKYGNEIAGVIIEPVAGNMGVIKANDDFIIELRSLCDTYGALLIFDEVMTGFRVAFKGAQTLFDVKPDLITYAKIMGGGLPCGAYAGKREIMEKLSPCGGVYQAGTMSGNPIVMAAGIATLNKLKSNPEFYEHVEYIGTKLQQGLIKISKENNIPLVVNRVGGMLTLFFTNLVEVNTYADVKTCNGERFKRYFKHMINEGFNIAPSQFEAMFLSVKHTEEHIDMFLKAFERFAVNEK; from the coding sequence ATGAATAGTTTAGAGATATTTGAAGAATCAAAAAGGTATATGCCAGGTGGAGTAAATAGTCCTGTAAGATGTTTTAAGGATATGGGAATGACTCCTCCAGTTATAAAATCTGGAAAAGATGTAATTATTAAAGATGAGGATGGAAAAGAATATATAGATTTTGTTTTGGCATGGGGACCATTACTTTTAGGTCATTGCGATGATGATGTAGTAAAAGCAATAAAAGAAACAACTGAAAATGCATTAGCTTTTGGAGCTCCCACTAAATTAGAATTAGAGTTAAGCAAATTTATGTGTGAGAATTTAGATAATGCTGATATGATAAGAATGGTTAATTCAGGTACAGAAGCTACTATGAGTGCAGTAAAACTTGCTAGAGGCTATACAGGAAAAAGCAAAATAGTAAAATTTGCAGGATGTTATCATGGTCATTTTGATGGATTTTTAATAGAAGCTGGTTCAGGAGTACTAACAGAAGGAATTCCAGGTTCGCTTGGAGTACCAAAAGAAAGTGTTGAAAATACATTGATAGGTTTATATAACGATAAAAATCAAATAAAAGAACTTTTTAAAAAGTATGGAAATGAAATTGCGGGAGTTATTATAGAACCAGTTGCAGGAAATATGGGAGTAATAAAAGCTAATGATGATTTTATAATAGAACTAAGAAGTTTATGTGATACATATGGAGCTTTACTTATATTTGATGAAGTAATGACTGGGTTTAGAGTTGCATTTAAAGGGGCTCAAACATTATTCGATGTTAAACCAGATTTAATTACCTATGCTAAAATAATGGGTGGTGGACTTCCTTGTGGTGCATATGCAGGTAAAAGAGAAATTATGGAAAAGTTATCTCCGTGTGGTGGAGTTTATCAAGCAGGAACTATGTCAGGAAATCCTATTGTAATGGCAGCTGGTATTGCTACATTAAATAAATTAAAAAGCAATCCAGAGTTTTATGAACATGTAGAATACATAGGTACAAAACTTCAACAAGGCCTTATAAAGATTTCGAAAGAAAATAATATACCTTTAGTAGTTAATAGAGTTGGAGGTATGTTAACATTATTTTTTACAAATTTAGTAGAAGTAAATACTTATGCTGATGTAAAAACTTGTAATGGTGAAAGGTTTAAGAGATATTTTAAACATATGATAAATGAAGGATTTAATATTGCTCCATCACAATTTGAAGCTATGTTTTTAAGTGTAAAACATACAGAAGAACACATTGATATGTTCTTAAAAGCATTTGAGAGGTTTGCAGTGAATGAAAAATAA
- the thrC gene encoding threonine synthase has protein sequence MNFRSTRGLEYGVDSTRAIINGISKDGGLYVPDSFPNIYKLLRNKKEFSYEELAFEIIREYFTDIHDKELIEAINEAYNDRFQIKVHNNFLELYHGPTCAFKDAALLFLPQIMKRAKKVCNKKEEIVILAATSGDTGKAALEGFKDIEGFKVVVYYPKKGVSAIQERQMITQKGDNVKVIGINGNFDDAQRFVKQMFGDNDFKEELLKQGFLLSSANSINIGRLVPQIVYYFYGYFNLVIKGVIKQGDKINVVVPTGNFGNILASYYAKQMGLPIDKFICASNENKVLTDFFNSGIYDKRRELVLTESPSMDILVSSNLERLLFEASGRNPEIIKDLMNSLSENGVYEINDEMKKFMKEFYGGYATTEEVHDAIREVYEKDNYLMDTHTAVGYVVKKKYQLETNDTKEVLIASTASPFKFPRSICEALKIPNDKIDDFEVLKKLSEITKNNIPDGLANLSQYQIIHNEVCDRSEMKKILLSYLGIEG, from the coding sequence ATGAATTTTAGGAGTACTAGAGGTCTAGAATATGGCGTAGATTCTACAAGAGCAATAATAAATGGGATATCTAAAGATGGTGGGCTTTACGTGCCTGATAGTTTTCCTAATATATATAAACTATTAAGGAATAAAAAAGAGTTTAGTTATGAAGAATTAGCATTTGAAATTATTAGGGAATATTTTACTGATATCCATGATAAGGAGCTTATAGAGGCAATTAATGAAGCTTATAATGACAGATTTCAGATTAAGGTACATAATAATTTTTTAGAATTATATCATGGGCCAACTTGTGCATTTAAAGATGCAGCATTGTTATTTCTTCCTCAAATTATGAAAAGAGCTAAAAAGGTTTGTAATAAAAAAGAAGAGATAGTAATATTGGCAGCTACATCAGGAGATACAGGAAAAGCAGCTTTAGAAGGTTTTAAAGATATAGAAGGTTTTAAAGTGGTGGTATATTACCCTAAAAAAGGTGTGAGTGCTATACAAGAAAGACAAATGATTACTCAAAAAGGCGATAATGTTAAAGTAATTGGTATAAATGGTAATTTTGATGATGCACAAAGATTTGTTAAGCAAATGTTTGGAGATAATGATTTCAAAGAAGAATTATTAAAACAAGGATTTCTATTATCTTCTGCAAACTCTATAAATATAGGGAGATTAGTTCCTCAAATAGTATATTATTTTTATGGATATTTCAACTTGGTTATAAAAGGGGTTATAAAACAAGGTGATAAGATTAATGTGGTAGTTCCAACTGGCAATTTTGGAAACATATTGGCATCATACTATGCAAAACAAATGGGGCTTCCTATAGATAAATTTATATGTGCTTCAAACGAAAATAAGGTTTTAACAGACTTTTTTAATAGTGGTATTTATGATAAGAGGCGTGAACTTGTGCTAACAGAGTCACCATCAATGGATATTTTAGTATCATCTAATCTTGAAAGATTATTATTTGAAGCAAGTGGACGGAATCCAGAAATTATAAAAGATCTTATGAATTCTTTAAGTGAAAATGGTGTATATGAAATAAATGATGAAATGAAAAAGTTTATGAAAGAATTTTATGGGGGATATGCTACAACAGAAGAAGTACATGATGCAATAAGAGAAGTATATGAAAAAGATAATTATTTAATGGATACTCACACAGCAGTTGGTTATGTTGTTAAAAAGAAATATCAATTAGAAACTAATGATACTAAAGAAGTACTAATAGCATCAACTGCAAGTCCATTTAAATTTCCAAGAAGTATTTGTGAGGCATTAAAAATTCCAAATGATAAAATTGATGATTTTGAGGTATTAAAAAAGTTATCTGAAATTACAAAAAATAATATACCAGATGGTTTAGCTAATTTATCACAGTATCAAATTATTCATAATGAAGTTTGTGATAGGTCAGAAATGAAAAAGATATTACTTTCTTATCTGGGGATTGAAGGATAA
- a CDS encoding sirohydrochlorin cobaltochelatase produces the protein MKNNRAIILVGFGTANIVAIKKCIDPIENEIREVFGEEFLVFKCFTSKIILRKLSNDFGVNILHFEEALRCAKLKGCTEILIMPLNVLHGNEYEKIKEFALKYNHEFSRILLGKPILQLDIETKEIVSSNIIEGIKKELPKDKNLLLVGHGTTNKSDIVYSLFEKELSKMNYENIIIGTLEGKISINEIIDKIIIREIKEITIVPFLSMAGKHINRDIFGENEYSWKRIIEARGVKVKCFRKSLTEFLSIKKLYLDNIKELVDEL, from the coding sequence ATGAAAAATAATAGAGCTATAATATTAGTTGGTTTTGGCACAGCTAATATTGTAGCTATTAAAAAATGTATAGATCCAATAGAAAATGAGATAAGAGAAGTTTTTGGAGAAGAATTTTTAGTTTTTAAGTGTTTTACATCTAAAATAATATTGAGAAAATTATCAAATGATTTTGGTGTTAATATACTACATTTTGAAGAAGCTTTAAGATGTGCAAAATTAAAGGGATGTACAGAAATTTTAATAATGCCTTTAAATGTGCTTCATGGAAATGAATATGAGAAAATAAAAGAGTTTGCTCTTAAATATAATCATGAATTCAGCAGAATTTTACTTGGAAAGCCTATTTTACAATTAGACATTGAAACTAAAGAGATAGTATCTAGCAACATAATAGAAGGAATAAAAAAAGAACTGCCTAAAGATAAAAATTTATTATTAGTAGGTCATGGAACAACAAATAAATCTGATATAGTTTATAGTTTATTTGAAAAAGAATTATCAAAAATGAATTATGAAAATATAATCATAGGAACTTTAGAAGGAAAAATTTCTATAAATGAAATTATAGATAAAATTATAATAAGAGAAATAAAAGAAATAACTATAGTTCCTTTTTTATCTATGGCAGGAAAACATATAAATAGAGATATTTTTGGAGAAAATGAATACTCATGGAAAAGAATAATAGAAGCTAGAGGGGTAAAGGTAAAGTGTTTTAGAAAATCTTTAACAGAGTTTTTAAGTATAAAAAAATTATATTTAGATAATATTAAAGAATTAGTAGATGAATTATAA
- a CDS encoding alpha/beta hydrolase: protein MNVIKKILKLSLIIILILSISLGIIFRKKIQLTYTIFKDIISLKNNFSLNNEFELSPIDNADYKDIVYKDANNVKLKLDIYKPSKKMYKTSPVLLYVHGGSWVYGDKSIPRAINPILDIFRDNGFTIISTEYELMRSNENFQKQVCDVKDTIRWIYKNSSKYNLNSNQIGIIGMSSGAHLSLMSAYSPDNEFTDDLDLANYPSKVKYVIDFFGPTNLNLLKTSGLNWDLTNILNSIKDKNLVASEFNPIKYVNSNIPKTLIIHSKNDSLVPYESSLELYNKCIEEKASVKLVSLEQTSHDMSIIFTQDIKDLTKEVLKFIVNNSPLY from the coding sequence ATGAATGTTATAAAAAAAATTTTAAAATTATCATTAATTATTATATTAATTTTAAGCATTAGCTTAGGAATAATTTTTAGAAAAAAAATTCAATTAACCTATACAATCTTTAAAGACATAATATCTTTAAAAAATAATTTTTCTTTAAATAATGAATTTGAACTCTCTCCTATTGATAATGCAGACTACAAAGATATAGTTTATAAAGATGCTAATAATGTAAAATTAAAATTAGATATTTATAAACCATCGAAAAAAATGTATAAAACTTCTCCTGTACTTTTATATGTCCATGGTGGAAGCTGGGTATATGGTGATAAAAGTATTCCAAGAGCAATCAATCCAATTTTAGATATTTTTAGAGATAACGGTTTTACTATAATAAGTACTGAATATGAACTTATGCGTTCTAATGAAAATTTTCAAAAGCAAGTATGTGATGTAAAAGATACTATAAGATGGATATATAAAAACAGTTCTAAATATAATCTTAATTCAAACCAAATTGGAATTATAGGAATGTCATCTGGAGCTCATTTATCATTAATGAGTGCTTATAGTCCAGATAATGAGTTTACTGATGACTTAGATTTGGCTAATTATCCATCAAAAGTAAAGTATGTTATTGATTTTTTTGGACCAACAAATCTTAACTTACTAAAAACTTCTGGACTAAATTGGGACTTGACCAATATACTTAACTCTATAAAAGACAAAAACTTAGTTGCTTCTGAATTTAATCCAATTAAATATGTTAATTCAAATATTCCAAAAACATTAATAATTCATAGTAAGAATGATTCTCTAGTACCTTATGAAAGTTCTCTGGAGTTATATAATAAATGTATAGAAGAAAAAGCTTCTGTTAAATTAGTTTCTTTAGAACAAACATCTCATGATATGTCAATTATATTTACACAAGATATAAAAGATTTAACTAAAGAGGTATTAAAATTTATAGTAAACAATTCCCCATTATATTAA
- the hemB gene encoding porphobilinogen synthase, with translation MIKRGRRLRATSAIRDMVRETILHTKDFIYPIFVVEGENIKREISSLPNNYHYSIDRLHEVIEEVEKADIAGVLLFGIPEHKDACGSEAYNDDGIVQKAIKKIKKLNKDLLVITDVCMCEYTSHGHCGIIHECDVENDKTLEYLGKIAVSHAKAGADMVAPSDMMDGRIGFMRKTLDDNGFKNISIMSYSAKYCSAFYGPFREAAGSAPEFGDRKTYQMDSANRLEALRETEKDIEEGCDIIMVKPALSYLDVIRECRDNFNMPLAAYNVSGEYAMVKAAGKQGLIDEERIIMEILTSIKRAGADIIITYHALEAAEILNR, from the coding sequence ATGATAAAAAGAGGTAGAAGATTAAGAGCAACATCTGCTATCAGAGATATGGTGAGAGAAACTATATTGCATACTAAGGATTTTATATATCCAATATTTGTTGTAGAAGGCGAAAATATAAAAAGAGAAATTTCATCTTTGCCTAATAACTATCATTATTCAATAGATAGATTGCATGAGGTAATTGAAGAAGTTGAAAAAGCTGATATTGCAGGAGTACTTTTATTTGGAATTCCAGAACATAAGGATGCATGTGGAAGTGAAGCTTATAATGATGATGGTATTGTTCAAAAAGCTATAAAAAAAATCAAGAAATTAAATAAGGATTTATTAGTTATAACTGATGTTTGTATGTGCGAATATACATCTCATGGACATTGTGGAATAATACATGAATGTGATGTAGAAAATGATAAGACACTTGAGTATTTAGGGAAAATAGCAGTATCTCATGCAAAAGCAGGAGCTGATATGGTAGCACCATCAGATATGATGGATGGTAGAATTGGTTTTATGAGAAAAACATTAGATGATAATGGATTTAAGAACATAAGCATAATGAGTTATTCTGCAAAATATTGTTCAGCTTTTTATGGACCATTTAGAGAAGCAGCAGGATCAGCACCAGAATTTGGAGATAGAAAAACGTATCAAATGGATTCAGCTAATAGATTAGAAGCATTGAGAGAAACTGAAAAAGATATAGAAGAGGGCTGTGACATTATAATGGTTAAGCCAGCATTATCTTATTTAGATGTAATTAGAGAATGTAGAGATAATTTTAATATGCCTCTTGCTGCTTATAATGTAAGTGGTGAGTATGCAATGGTTAAAGCGGCAGGGAAACAAGGTCTTATAGATGAAGAAAGAATAATTATGGAGATTTTAACTTCAATAAAGAGAGCTGGAGCAGATATAATAATAACTTATCATGCATTAGAAGCGGCAGAAATTTTAAATAGATAG
- the cobA gene encoding uroporphyrinogen-III C-methyltransferase has protein sequence MSEVYIIGTGPGDEELLTVKAVNKLKECTAVLYDRLVSNNILNYLSDSCEIYYCGKEPGAHYKTQEEINEMLVNLAKKGHVVGRVKGGDPYVFGRGGEEVLALKQANIPFEVIPGITSPIAVLNYAGIPITHRGIAQSFHVVTGMSAKHIKSNFKALAMEEGTLVFMMGLSNLENIVGELIANGKDISTPCGVIMRGTSSKQKKVIGTLENISKKVEEANLQSPCIIVIGEVVNLNEELAWYEHKPLFGKNICVTRSKKQAATLKQKLRDMGAEVTALSAIEIESTANNLDNYMNDLENYDHIVFTSVNSVDIFFDYLIEKKYDIRKLKAKVSAIGKATWQALERRGIICFVKAREFIGSGLIKVLKPHVKENERVFIPCSSLSKSDIADELTNVGANVDRAFIYDTVKGRVRNKKAFNEVDIVFFTSPSTVHNMIDMVGLDAIKEKKVIAIGTKTNRPLEELGIKAYVCKEHSQEGFLNEIESFVKDMGL, from the coding sequence ATGAGTGAAGTATATATTATAGGCACAGGACCTGGAGATGAAGAATTATTAACTGTAAAGGCTGTTAATAAATTAAAAGAATGTACAGCTGTTTTATATGATAGATTGGTTTCTAATAATATTTTAAATTATTTAAGTGATTCTTGTGAGATTTATTATTGCGGAAAAGAGCCTGGAGCTCATTATAAAACACAAGAAGAAATAAATGAGATGTTAGTAAATTTAGCAAAAAAAGGTCACGTAGTAGGAAGAGTAAAAGGGGGAGACCCATATGTTTTTGGAAGAGGTGGAGAAGAAGTATTAGCTTTAAAACAAGCAAATATTCCTTTTGAAGTAATACCAGGTATAACCTCTCCAATAGCTGTATTAAATTATGCAGGTATTCCTATAACTCATAGAGGAATAGCTCAAAGTTTTCATGTTGTAACAGGAATGTCAGCAAAACATATTAAATCTAATTTTAAAGCTTTAGCTATGGAGGAAGGCACTTTAGTTTTTATGATGGGGCTAAGTAACTTGGAAAACATAGTAGGTGAGCTTATAGCAAATGGTAAAGATATATCTACACCTTGTGGAGTTATAATGAGAGGCACTTCAAGCAAGCAAAAGAAGGTAATCGGAACTTTAGAAAATATAAGTAAAAAGGTAGAAGAAGCTAATTTGCAATCTCCATGCATAATTGTTATTGGCGAAGTAGTTAACTTAAATGAAGAGTTAGCTTGGTATGAACATAAACCTTTGTTTGGAAAAAATATTTGTGTAACTAGGTCAAAAAAACAAGCAGCTACATTAAAGCAAAAGCTAAGAGATATGGGGGCTGAAGTTACTGCCTTAAGTGCTATAGAAATAGAAAGCACAGCTAATAATTTAGATAATTATATGAATGATTTAGAAAACTATGATCATATAGTATTTACTTCTGTGAATTCAGTTGATATATTCTTTGATTATTTAATAGAAAAGAAATATGATATAAGAAAATTGAAGGCTAAAGTATCAGCAATTGGAAAAGCTACATGGCAAGCACTTGAGAGAAGAGGTATAATATGTTTTGTGAAAGCTAGGGAATTTATTGGTTCTGGCTTAATAAAGGTATTAAAACCACATGTTAAAGAAAATGAAAGAGTGTTTATACCATGTTCATCATTATCAAAATCAGATATAGCTGATGAATTAACAAATGTAGGCGCCAATGTAGATAGAGCATTTATTTATGATACAGTAAAAGGAAGAGTAAGAAATAAAAAAGCTTTTAATGAAGTTGATATAGTATTTTTTACAAGTCCATCAACTGTACATAACATGATAGATATGGTTGGTTTAGATGCTATTAAAGAAAAAAAAGTTATAGCAATAGGAACTAAAACTAATAGACCACTTGAGGAATTAGGCATTAAGGCATATGTTTGTAAAGAACATTCGCAAGAGGGATTTTTAAATGAGATTGAATCATTTGTAAAAGATATGGGTTTATAA
- a CDS encoding DUF3867 domain-containing protein has protein sequence MNDKIIDFNELKNKAKDKDVDKFESYIYSMYYELAAGNLTMQDFSKNIMTYMEENNISQDKLINIQKKFLERYGVDPSMFEDQLKMAGINLNKMPNNYDSMRKTIGFKEKYKSRIKMKTISEYIINNEKNDLTILIEDDKMRLISEKKIDLSDNELNEFICSYKKIIENKKLKVVISENIKLYEY, from the coding sequence ATGAATGACAAAATTATAGATTTTAATGAACTTAAAAATAAAGCTAAAGATAAAGATGTAGATAAATTTGAAAGTTATATTTATTCTATGTATTATGAATTAGCTGCAGGAAACTTAACAATGCAAGATTTTTCTAAAAATATTATGACATATATGGAAGAAAATAATATTTCACAAGATAAATTAATAAATATTCAAAAAAAGTTTTTAGAAAGATATGGAGTTGATCCATCTATGTTTGAAGATCAATTAAAAATGGCAGGAATAAATTTGAATAAAATGCCTAATAATTATGACTCCATGAGAAAAACTATAGGTTTTAAAGAAAAATATAAAAGTAGAATAAAAATGAAGACAATATCTGAATATATAATAAATAATGAAAAGAATGATTTAACTATATTAATAGAAGATGATAAAATGAGATTAATAAGTGAAAAAAAGATAGACTTAAGTGATAATGAACTGAATGAATTTATATGTTCATACAAAAAAATTATAGAGAATAAGAAATTAAAAGTTGTAATATCTGAGAATATAAAATTATATGAATATTAA